In Solea senegalensis isolate Sse05_10M unplaced genomic scaffold, IFAPA_SoseM_1 scf7180000015887, whole genome shotgun sequence, a genomic segment contains:
- the LOC122762637 gene encoding cell wall protein DAN4-like, whose product MKLTLLLVLVAAVAVVVPGLSEARVVSRCELKEELGRAIVLPRHLKIVKERILEILICEVNRRSRLNTDLVRIFGKRRTTTAMPTTELTTVEPTTEPTSLEPATEPTEPTEPTTTVSMTEPTTTETSTLEPLTEETTTTEITSATTPPESATTEPTTLKSTLEITRITRGFRQKRHVNSVSSESKSSEMTSSMEELLEGEESEESDEDEGYEASDESEDEESDEQDSEVSDEDEESKESGTRSKRSYRQWRPRKRRPRLSKGFYGLFQLADSTFCDSGYRRTRNKCRTDCLAFTDDDITDDIKCFVKTDAWYRLLRRASHTCHRVPSFNCP is encoded by the exons ATGAAGCTGacactgctgctggtgctggtggcGGCTGTGGCAGTCGTGGTGCCCGGCCTGTCCGAGGCCCGCGTCGTCTCCAGATGTGAGCTGAAGGAAGAACTTGGGAGGGCGATCGTTCTGCCCAGACATTTGAAAATAGTCAAGGAAAGAATCCTGGAAATAT TAATCTGTGAAGTGAACAGAAGATCCCGTCTGAACACTGACCTGGTCAGAATCTTCGGTAAACGCAGAACAACAACAGCCATGCCAACGACAGAACTGACGACCGTGGAGCCAACGACAGAACCGACGTCCTTGGAGCCAGCGACAGAACCGA CAGAACCGACAGAACCGACGACCACGGTGTCAATGACAGAACCAACGACCACTGAGACATCAACTCTGGAGCCACTCACTGAAGAAACCACAACCACAGAAATAACCTCTGCTACAACTCCTCCAGAATCAGCAACCACTGAACCAACAACTTTAAAATCAACCCTTGAAATCACCCGAATCACTCGTGGCTTCAGACAAAAGCGGCATGTCAATTCCGTCAGCAGTGAGTCCAAATCATCGGAGATGACCAGCAGCATGGAGGAACTGCTGGAAGGTGAAGAAAGTGAGGAGTCAGATGAAGACGAGGGCTACGAGGCGAGTGACGAGAGCGAGGATGAGGAAAGCGATGAGCAGGACAGTGAGGTAtcagatgaggatgaggagagcaAGGAGAGTGGGACCCGTTCAAAGCGATCGTATCGTCAATGGAGGCCCAGAAAGAGGAGACCACGTCTGTCCAAGGGGTTTTACGGACTCTTCCAGCTGGCAGACAGTACCTTCTGTGATTCAGGTTACCGTAGGACCAGGAACAAGTGCAGAACAGACTGCCTCG CCTTCACCGATGATGACATAACAGATGACATCAAGTGCTTCGTGAAGACCGACGCCTGGTA CCGTTTGCTGAGGAGAGCTTCTCACACATGTCACCGCGTTCCTTCCTTCAACTGCCCATGA
- the ifngr1 gene encoding interferon gamma receptor 1, whose protein sequence is MRLDAASTALLFLSAASAVIVPPPTNVSVFCTNLHVTVRWTYSDKQPQTRFHVRIQGSDGAGSENETTEHEYDLTHYIWQSDLHYMGFMYVTVTAVQGGERSLSVNTPSFTFNGLKKAHVTCALDFPPVNVAAEEAATAVTFHNPFHFYTELRNSKRNGDAFIEFTVVSDQGALAHTVCRSTQIVCRYDLSVSDDVEKCVTLRGRLDYGNNVEYVLFKETERICAHTPGSHIVVTTVLLVVLVLVVLIVSISIYAVKAWSLKPFPKPTLPVPVLTNPDRGRHFFPVTGEEFHRVTVLIHGSRSPSLCSEGGDCQGGGSGDAGRGGGSGDAGGGGGSGDTGGGGSADAGGGVYLQPPPFASLYTDGRLLEDSSQDLEAVGLMSTGHGTDDDSVKTECFCMEEEEGEEPNAEPLPEDNRSHYDRPHIL, encoded by the exons ATGCGGCTGGATGCTGCGTCCACGGCCCTTCTCTTCCTCAGCGCTGCCTCTGCTGTGATTG ttccacctccgacaaacgtgaGTGTGTTCTGCACAAACCTTCACGTCACAGTGAGGTGGACGTACagtgacaaacagccacaaactcgCTTCCACGTGAGAATCCAAGGCTCTGACGG tgcTGGGTCTGAGAATGAAACCACGGAGCACGAGTACGACCTGACTCATTACATCTGGCAGAGTGATCTGCATTACATGGGCTTTATGTAcgtcacagtcacagctgtACAGGGCGGGGAACGGTCCCTGTCTGTGAACACGCCTTCTTTCACCTTCAACGGCCTCAAGAAGGCTCACGTCACCT GTGCGTTAGATTTCCCTCCTGTGAACGTGGCAGCAGAGGAGGCGGCGACCGCCGTCACGTTCCACAATCCCTTCCACTTCTACACAGAGCTGAGGAATTCTAAGAGGAACGGCGACGCTTTCATCGAGTTCACTGTCGTCTCAGACCAG ggggcgctcGCACACACTGTCTGTCGGTCGACTCAGATCGTCTGCAGGTACGACCTCAGTGTGTCGGACGACGTGGAGAAGTGCGTCACGCTCAGAGGACGGTTGGACTACGGCAACAACGTGGAATATGTGCTGTTCAAGGAGACCGAGCGCATCTGCGCTCACACGCCAG GTTCTCACATCGTGGTGACCACAGTTCTGCTggtcgtcctcgtcctcgttgTCCTCATTGTGTCCATCAGCATCTATGCGGTGAAGGCGTGGTCACTGAAGCCCTTCCCCAAACCCACGCTCCCTGTTCCG GTCCTGACAAATCCCGACAGAGGCCGACACTTTTTCCCGGTGACCGGAGAAGAATTCCACCGCGTGACTGTGCTCATCCACGGCAGCAGGAGTCCGTCACTCTGCTCCGAGGGCGGAGACTGTCAGGGTGGAGGAAGTGGTGACGcgggcagaggaggaggaagtggtgacgcgggcggaggaggaggaagtggtgaCACGGGCGGAGGAGGAAGTGCTGATGCGGGTGGCGGTGTGTATCTGCAGCCGCCTCCATTCGCGTCGCTCTACACGGACGGACGACTTTTAGAGGACAGCAGTCAGGACCTGGAGGCTGTGGGGTTGATGTCCACGGGACACGGGACAGACGACGACTCTGTGAAGACCGAGTGCTTTtgtatggaggaggaggagggggaggagccaaacGCTGAGCCCCTCCCAGAGGACAACCGAAGTCACTACGACCGACCGCACATTTTGTAG
- the LOC122762641 gene encoding alpha-lactalbumin-like, producing the protein MKSVVVLVLSVLTCGLADCKTVTICDVNNVIKDRSLIPSKFSDQNLRAKVICKANPEVGMRTDWKEAGPQGGETLYGLFHLSNRLFCRDDSSDSTSIDHCNIHCNKFIDDDITDDVECALGVLTNLLEHGFDFMNYNVSKLQELNQMVNDLLAGGCNGKKDQDYPLDQCQ; encoded by the exons ATGAAGagtgtggtggtgttggtgCTCTCAGTGCTGACCTGTGGTCTGGCCGACTGTAAGACTGTGACCATATGTGACGTGAACAATGTCATCAAGGACAGATCCCTCATCCCCAGTAAATTCTCGGACCAGAACCTCAGGGCCAAGG TGATCTGTAAGGCAAATCCCGAGGTTGGCATGCGAACCGACTGGAAAGAGGCGGGGCCACAGGGGGGCGAGACATTATACGGCCTTTTCCATCTCAGTAACCGACTCTTCTGCAGAGACGATTCCTCAGACTCCACCTCCATCGACCACTGTAACATCCACTGCAACA AGTTTATTGACGACGACATAACCGATGATGTTGAATGTGCTCTTGGCGTCTTGACGAATCTtct TGAACATGGATTTGACTTCATGAACTACAATGTATCAAAGCTCCAggaattaaatcaaat gGTCAACGACCTCCTCGCAGGTGGTTGCAATGGAAAGAAAGACCAAGATTATCCACTCGATCAATGCCAATAA